In Hippoglossus stenolepis isolate QCI-W04-F060 chromosome 21, HSTE1.2, whole genome shotgun sequence, one DNA window encodes the following:
- the mazb gene encoding myc-associated zinc finger protein isoform X2 has translation MDAAWSNFLFQHTPTQNQVEGSLQSELMPVHTSSPQTPPTEHIAQPPSTVDTAALNEDPLPVKPVSRPTRVPHICAICNKQFKNNYNLRRHQSVHTGVRMKDRAREQAEGAKEGAAGQVAMAAPSVMAVGAGGRTERPTVPLSLLHLSAPPPLAPPGVLRPSNPNPNPVRKNHACETCGKAFRDVYHLNRHRLSHSDEKPFSCPICQQRFKRKDRMSHHVRSHQGGVEKPYVCPHCGKAFSRPDHLNSHVRQVHSSERPFKCPTCESSFATKDRLRAHMIRHEEKVPCHICGKLLSAAYITDHMRVHNQSQHHACHLCNRSFTTLTYLRVHAQKHHGQEWKDSPGGFGGTASGGILVCHLCGIHCKTPTQLQGHMGTHGNNHGAPSPVNSNVAASSSISLSNMVTAPTVYVTGNTVVDLLVTDCSSIAAPQQHS, from the exons ATGGATGCTGCTTGGAGCAATTTTCTCTTCCAG CATACTCCCACCCAAAACCAAGTGGAGGGGAGTCTCCAATCAGAGCTCATGCCCGTGCATACGAGTTCTCCCCAAACCCCACCCACAGAGCACATAGCACAGCCTCCTTCTACTGTGGACACTGCTGCCCTCAATGAGGATCCCCTGCCCG TGAAGCCAGTGTCTCGGCCGACCCGCGTGCCCCACATCTGTGCCATCTGCAACAAGCAGTTCAAGAACAACTACAACCTGCGGCGGCACCAGTCGGTCCACACTGGGGTACGCATGAAGGACAGGGCCAGAGAGCAGGCGGAGGGGGCAAAGGAGGGAGCAGCCGGCCAGGTGGCGATGGCGGCCCCGTCGGTGATGGCGGTGGGGGCCGGAGGGAGGACGGAGAGGCCCACTGTTCCCCTctccctgctccacctctccgcGCCTCCCCCTCTCGCCCCTCCCGGCGTGCTG CGGCCCTCGAATCCCAACCCGAACCCGGTGAGGAAGAACCACGCCTGTGAGACGTGCGGGAAGGCCTTCCGCGACGTCTACCACCTCAACCGCCACCGCCTGTCGCACTCGGACGAGAAGCCGTTCTCCTGTCCCATCTGCCAGCAGCGCTTCAAGAGGAAGGACCGCATGAGCCACCACGTGCGCTCCCACCAGGGCGGAGTGGAAAAACCCTACGTCTGCCCCCACTGTGGCAAGGCTTTCTCCAG GCCTGACCACCTGAACAGTCACGTCCGACAGGTGCACTCCTCAGAGCGACCTTTCAAATGCCCA acctGTGAGTCCAGCTTTGCCACGAAGGATCGATTGCGTGCGCATATGATTCGCCACGAGGAGAAGGTCCCCTGCCACATCTGTGGGAAGCTCCTGTCTGCTGCTTACATCACAGATCACATGAGGGTGCACAACCAGTCGCAGCACCACGCCTGCCACCTGTGTAACCGCA GCTTCACCACGCTGACGTACCTCCGTGTCCATGCCCAGAAGCACCACGGCCAGGAGTGGAAAGACAGTCCGGGGGGCTTTGGCGGCACAGCCTCCGGTGGCATACTCGTCTGCCACTTGTGTGGCATCCACTGCAAGACGCCCACACAGCTCCAGGGGCACATGGGCACCCATGGCAACAACCACGGTGCCCCGAGCCCCGTCAACTCTAACGTGGCTGCCAGCAGCTCCATCTCCCTTAGCAACATGGTGACAGCACCCACTGTGTATGTCACCGGCAACACGGTGGTGGACCTGCTCGTCACAGACTGCTCTAGCATTGCAGCACCGCAGCAACACAGTTAG
- the pagr1 gene encoding PAXIP1-associated glutamate-rich protein 1 translates to MQAEVAHSSLTEGIEALGVKDTETPAAEEENKPEQQDTELTAATEKEEEEDFAPKEEDDGDMDAAEGETNMDEAQTDSGVNGEEGKQAVQAEDEWELAYSDEEMEDTKNWMPPPAEIKRLYELLAKGEMLELNFLPLPRRPPTPERAESPEIDEEDEAAKEREREEREHRPLTPTEFDFDEEQMQATPKNAFINRRRTPGSSARSSVKREARLDKVLSDMKRHRKIEEHIMRTGRDLFKSEKKKEEALSPNSQKEREKERERDSNPNTIFSPRQRRY, encoded by the exons ATGCAGGCGGAGGTCGCACACTCTTCACTGACAGAGGGCATCGAGGCTCTGGGGGTGAAGGACACGGAAAcacctgctgcagaggaggagaacaaaccGGAGCAACAAGACACAGAGCTGACAGCTGccacagagaaggaggaggaggaggactttgCACCCAAGGAGGAAGATG ATGGAGACATGGACGCAGCGGAAGGAGAGACGAACATGGACGAAGCCCAGACGGACTCAGGTGTAAATGGGGAAGAGGGGAAGCAGGCTGTCCAGGCGGAGGATGAGTGGGAGCTTGCGTACAGCGACGAGGAAATGGAGGACACCAAAAACTGGATGCCCCCTCCTGCCGAGATCAAAAGACTCTATGAGCTCCTCGCTAAAGGAGAGATGCTGGAATTAAACTTTTTGCCCCTTCCGAGACGGCCCCCTACACCTGAACGCGCAGAGTCACCGGAAAtagatgaggaggatgaggcgGCGaaggaaagggagagggaggagagagagcacag gccTCTAACTCCAACTGAGTTTGACTTTGATGAGGAGCAGATGCAAGCCACTCCGAAAAACGCCTTCATCAACAGACGCAGAACACCAG GATCGTCAGCTCGCTCATCCGTAAAAAGGGAAGCTCGCCTGGACAAAGTGCTGTCGGACATGAAGCGCCACCGCAAGATCGAGGAGCACATAATGCGCACGGGCAGAGATCTCTTTAAGAgcgagaagaagaaggaggaagctCTGTCTCCCAACAGCCAGAAGGAgcgggagaaggagagggaacGAGACAGCAACCCCAACACCATCTTTTCACCGAGACAGAGGAGATACTGA
- the mazb gene encoding myc-associated zinc finger protein isoform X1, with the protein MDAAWSNFLFQHTPTQNQVEGSLQSELMPVHTSSPQTPPTEHIAQPPSTVDTAALNEDPLPVKPVSRPTRVPHICAICNKQFKNNYNLRRHQSVHTGVRMKDRAREQAEGAKEGAAGQVAMAAPSVMAVGAGGRTERPTVPLSLLHLSAPPPLAPPGVLVGAQQPPLGSQDGEGVAMPNLMASVNPHAPPPAAVVMATGATVQRPSNPNPNPVRKNHACETCGKAFRDVYHLNRHRLSHSDEKPFSCPICQQRFKRKDRMSHHVRSHQGGVEKPYVCPHCGKAFSRPDHLNSHVRQVHSSERPFKCPTCESSFATKDRLRAHMIRHEEKVPCHICGKLLSAAYITDHMRVHNQSQHHACHLCNRSFTTLTYLRVHAQKHHGQEWKDSPGGFGGTASGGILVCHLCGIHCKTPTQLQGHMGTHGNNHGAPSPVNSNVAASSSISLSNMVTAPTVYVTGNTVVDLLVTDCSSIAAPQQHS; encoded by the exons ATGGATGCTGCTTGGAGCAATTTTCTCTTCCAG CATACTCCCACCCAAAACCAAGTGGAGGGGAGTCTCCAATCAGAGCTCATGCCCGTGCATACGAGTTCTCCCCAAACCCCACCCACAGAGCACATAGCACAGCCTCCTTCTACTGTGGACACTGCTGCCCTCAATGAGGATCCCCTGCCCG TGAAGCCAGTGTCTCGGCCGACCCGCGTGCCCCACATCTGTGCCATCTGCAACAAGCAGTTCAAGAACAACTACAACCTGCGGCGGCACCAGTCGGTCCACACTGGGGTACGCATGAAGGACAGGGCCAGAGAGCAGGCGGAGGGGGCAAAGGAGGGAGCAGCCGGCCAGGTGGCGATGGCGGCCCCGTCGGTGATGGCGGTGGGGGCCGGAGGGAGGACGGAGAGGCCCACTGTTCCCCTctccctgctccacctctccgcGCCTCCCCCTCTCGCCCCTCCCGGCGTGCTGGTGGGTGCACAGCAGCCTCCCCTGGGTAGTCAGGATGGTGAAGGGGTTGCCATGCCAAACCTAATGGCTAGTGTTAACCCCCAtgctccgcctcctgctgctgtcgtCATGGCCACAGGGGCGACAGTACAG CGGCCCTCGAATCCCAACCCGAACCCGGTGAGGAAGAACCACGCCTGTGAGACGTGCGGGAAGGCCTTCCGCGACGTCTACCACCTCAACCGCCACCGCCTGTCGCACTCGGACGAGAAGCCGTTCTCCTGTCCCATCTGCCAGCAGCGCTTCAAGAGGAAGGACCGCATGAGCCACCACGTGCGCTCCCACCAGGGCGGAGTGGAAAAACCCTACGTCTGCCCCCACTGTGGCAAGGCTTTCTCCAG GCCTGACCACCTGAACAGTCACGTCCGACAGGTGCACTCCTCAGAGCGACCTTTCAAATGCCCA acctGTGAGTCCAGCTTTGCCACGAAGGATCGATTGCGTGCGCATATGATTCGCCACGAGGAGAAGGTCCCCTGCCACATCTGTGGGAAGCTCCTGTCTGCTGCTTACATCACAGATCACATGAGGGTGCACAACCAGTCGCAGCACCACGCCTGCCACCTGTGTAACCGCA GCTTCACCACGCTGACGTACCTCCGTGTCCATGCCCAGAAGCACCACGGCCAGGAGTGGAAAGACAGTCCGGGGGGCTTTGGCGGCACAGCCTCCGGTGGCATACTCGTCTGCCACTTGTGTGGCATCCACTGCAAGACGCCCACACAGCTCCAGGGGCACATGGGCACCCATGGCAACAACCACGGTGCCCCGAGCCCCGTCAACTCTAACGTGGCTGCCAGCAGCTCCATCTCCCTTAGCAACATGGTGACAGCACCCACTGTGTATGTCACCGGCAACACGGTGGTGGACCTGCTCGTCACAGACTGCTCTAGCATTGCAGCACCGCAGCAACACAGTTAG
- the tlcd3bb gene encoding ceramide synthase translates to MLTILAAGSVFFPGLFLLSKQCLKSIPALRWSEGDAVIVSARLVSSVQAVMASSAGYIIASSCEDIIEDQHWLTSSYIMFAVPYFVYDIYAMFMCYWYKLRVKGHEEASAAPQQMSSALTSYLRREFLMVLHHVVMVTVCFPVSVFWRQGKGDYFQGIMFMAELSTPSVCLGKILIQYKQQHTILHKVNGALMLITFFICRVLLFPYLYYAYGRYASIPFHMVPFKVPWHCNLGAALLMAPQLYWFSLICRGALRLFMGTSRSQRPRPTTAAPKESQTDGSALPQPANGYSTRSTEPELSTH, encoded by the exons ATGCTGACCATCCTAGCTGCTGGGTCTGTGTTCTTTCCAGGTCTTTTCCTTCTGTCCAAACAATGTCTCAAGTCCATCCCGGCGCTCAGATGGAGCGAAGGAGATGCAGTCATTGTGTCGGCCAG GTTGGTGTCGTCAGTCCAGGCAGTCATGGCTTCCTCAGCTGGCTACATCATTGCTTCTTCCTGCGAGGACATCATCGAGGACCA GCATTGGCTGACGAGCTCTTACATCATGTTCGCCGTTCCCTACTTTGTGTACGACATCTACGCAATGTTCATGTGCTACTGGTACAAGCTACGGGTCAAAGGGCACGAGGAGGCCTCGGCTGCACCCCAGCAAATGAGCTCAGCACTGACCAGCTACCTGCGTCGCGAGTTCCTCATGGTGCTGCACCATGTTGTCATGGTCACCGTCTGCTTCCCCGTCTCTGTG TTTTGGCGACAAGGAAAGGGAGATTATTTCCAGGGTATAATGTTCATGGCTGAGCTCAGCACTCCGTCTGTCTGCTTAGGAAAAATACTCATCCAG tacaaacagcaacacactATCCTGCACAAAGTGAATGGGGCTCTAATGCTGATCACTTTTTTCATCTGTCGAGTCCTCCTCTTCCCTTACCTCTACTACGCCTATGGAAG GTACGCCTCCATCCCCTTCCACATGGTTCCCTTCAAAGTGCCATGGCACTGTAACCTCGGTGCTGCTCTGCTCATGGCCCCCCAGCTCTATTGGTTCTCCCTAATTTGCAGGGGCGCCCTGCGACTATTCATGGGCACCTCCCGCTCTCAGAGACCACGCCCGACTACAGCCGCACCAAAGGAGAGCCAGACAGACGGCAGCGCACTGCCCCAGCCCGCTAACGGCTACAGCACCCGCTCCACAGAGCCCGAGCTGTCCACTCACTGA
- the kif22 gene encoding kinesin-like protein KIF22 codes for MAQRVATGDGANRKTSRVRVAVRLRPYMGKPDEKSEGPCVRGLDSQNLEITNWRNATETVKYHFDAFHGEQTTQQQVFLSSVKPVLPHALNGQNASVFAYGPTGAGKTHTMLGSSGQPGMIPRAVREVFNLVKAKDEDDGWDYSIGMSYLEIYNEKVLDLLSPSSHDLPIREDKDKNILIPGLTHTTISSFSEFDKLFVPATLNRTTASTKLNERSSRSHAILLIKVVRTQRAFPNRQQTGKLYLVDLAGSEDNRRTGNQGIRLKESGAINLSLFTLSKVVDSLNSGTAVRVPYRDSKLTRLLQDSLGGSAHSVMITNIAPEYKYYFDTFSALNFAAKSKLIVNKPFTRETVAVPVLPVKRAREHHEAGRSGTEPQKKKQKEEKKTEQGGSSPSAHLDSLSEPSVMDRLLALEKLMMSCQDKDRNSMLNDVAQSRKEIQELKEKQKKYESQALLMSQLAKQEPAFKNTTAPLQRKPSNATRPNKQQAVVQPLQVSQLQPLKHLAVVKKQSVCVKKKERKLSDQLELPDGKENIMETSWESQLDTSVLEHSRQKILQVLNSGSLKELKGLQLIGDKKGKLILGWREIHGSFSKLEDLVKVEGMTEKRFSSFMKANILSAMGK; via the exons ATGGCTCAGCGTGTGGCGACGGGAGATGGAGCGAACAGGAAGACCTCCAGGGTCCGGGTGGCGGTCCGTCTCCGACCCTACATGGGCAAACCGGACGAGAAAAGCGAGGGGCCGTGCGTGAGAGGCCTGGACTCCCAGAACCTGGAGATCACCAACTGGAGGAACGCCACTGAAACGGTCAAATACCA ctttGACGCGTTTCACGGGGAACAAACGACccagcagcaggttttcctctcctcagtgAAGCCTGTTCTACCGCACGCCCTCAATGGACAGAATGCCAGTGTGTTTGCCTATGGGCCAACAGGAGCAG GTAAGACACACACCATGTTGGGCAGTTCAGGGCAGCCAGGCATGATCCCCAGAGCCGTTCGCGAGGTCTTCAATCTGGTGAAAGCaaaggatgaagatgatggatgGGACTACAGCATTGGCATGTCTTATTTGGAAATTTACAATGAGAAG GTTCTAGATCTTCTATCGCCAAGCTCCCACGATCTGCCAATCAGAGAGGACAAGGACAAGAACATCCTCATCCCCGGCCTCACCCACACAACGATCTCCTCCTTCTCAGAATTTGACAAACTCTTTGTGCCTGCCACACTCAATCGGACTACAGCCTCTACCAAACTAAACGAGCGTTCCAGCCGCAGCCATGCTATTCTCCTCATCAAG GTTGTGCGGACTCAGCGTGCCTTTCCCAACCGACAACAGACGGGCAAGCTGTACTTGGTAGACCTGGCTGGGTCTGAGGACAACCGCCGCACCGGCAACCAGGGCATTCGTCTGAAGGAGAGCGGTGCCATCAACCTGTCTCTCTTCACTCTGAGCAAAGTGGTGGATTCTCTGAACTCTGGCACTGCCGTCCGTGTCCCGTACAGAGACAGTAAACTAACACGGCTGCTACAGGACTCTTTGGGTGGCTCCGCACACTCTGTCATGATCACAAATATTGCACCGGAGTACAAATACTACTTCGACACATTTAGTGCTCTCAACTTTGCTGCCAAATCCAAGCTCATCGTCAATAAGCCCTTCACCCGGGAGACTGTTGCTGTCCCCGTGTTGCCAG TGAAGCGGGCCAGAGAGCACCACGAGGCAGGAAGGTCTGGCACCGagccacagaagaagaaacagaaagaggagaagaaaaccgAACAGGGTGGTTCATCACCCTCTGCACATTTGGACAG TTTGTCAGAACCATCAGTGATGGACAGATTATTAGCTCTGGAGAAGTTGATGATGAGCTGccaagacaaagacagaaacagcaTGCTTAATGATGTGGCCCAGTCTCGCAAGGAGATccag gagctcaaagagaagcagaagaagtaTGAGAGCCAGGCCCTTCTGATGAGCCAATTAGCCAAACAGGAGCCCGCCTTTAAGAACACCACAGCTCCTCTGCAAAGAAAACCGTCAAATGCTACAAGACCCAATAAGCAGCAGGCTGTCGTCCAACCCCTACAAG TGTCCCAGCTTCAACCTCTAAAGCATCTCGCAGTCGTCAAGAAACAGTCGGTCTGCGtcaagaagaaagagaggaagctTTCAGACCAGCTTGAG CTTCCAGATGGCAAAGAGAATATAATGGAGACTAGTTGGGAGTCCCAACTGGACACATCTGTTCTGGAGCATTCCAGGCAAAAAATCCTGCAGGTTCTTAACTCCGGTTCCCTCAAAGAGCTGAAAGGTCTGCAGCTGATCGGTGACAAGAAAGGAAAGCTCATCCTGGGCTGGAGGGAGATCCATGGCAGCTTCTCAAAG TTGGAAGATCTAGTGAAAGTTGAAGGTATGACAGAGAAGAGATTTTCTTCCTTCATGAAG GCGAACATCCTGAGTGCCATGGgaaagtga